One Burkholderia vietnamiensis LMG 10929 genomic window, CTGGTAGGCCTGGCCTTCCTGGTGCAGCTTGCGCCTGAGCGTCGCCTCGGCCACGTGCAGCCGCGCGGCCATCCCGTCCGCGCCCGGCCACGACGCGGGCGGCATCCCGCGCAGCACGGCGCGCACGCGCTGCGCGAGCGCGTTCGGATTGCGGTACTTGACGATGAAGCTGGCCGGCGCGTTGCGCAGGAAGGTTTTCAGCGTCTTCGCGTTCTGCACGACGGGCAGCGTCGCGAATTCCGGATCGAAATCGACATACGAATCGGGCTGGTTGAACCGCATGTCGTCGCACAGCATCGACGGATATTCGTGATCGGCGGGCGGCGTGTCGCAGCGAAAGCTCGCGTGCAGCACCGGGATGCGCCGCCCGATCAGCCAGCAGGTCAGCCCGTACACGATGATGAAATAGGTCGCGTACGTGAACATCGCCGGCGCAGCGCCGTTGTTGCGGTGCACGAAGCGCAGCCGCACACGCTGCGGATTGGCGTCGAGCTCCGCGTGGAGATCGTCGAGCACGCAGTGCATGAAGTTCACCGCGCGCGCCATTGCGCGCAGCCCGTCCTGCGCGGACAGCGCGGCCTGGCTCATCGCGATGAAGCTGCCACTGCGCATCGGATGGCGGTCCTGCCCGAAAAACTCGTCGTCGAGCGCGCGCGCGATCGCATTCCACAGCGCGCCGTATTGCTGCGCGCTCACGCGCGCGCGCGGCTGCGCGAGCAGCGCGGGCGCGATGCCGGCCTGCGCGAGCAGCGGCTCCGCCGCGACGCCGCGGCGGGCGGCCAGCGCGACGCTGTACGCGACCAGGCTGATCGCGATGGTTCCCTTTTCGTCCTGCTTCATCCGTATCGCCGGTATGGCAAAAACGCTCAGTGTAAATGAGCGGCGCGAGCATCGAACACCGGCGCGCGCTTGCCTACACTTGTTGCATCTAAACGAAACGACGGCCGTCACAGGCGGCCGCAGGAGACGGCAGGACCATGGACGAGCTTTACACCGAAGATCAGCGGATGATCCGCGACGCCGCGCGCGCCTTTGCCACCGAGGTGCTGGCGCCGAACGCCGCGCAGTGGGACCACGACGCGCGCTTGCCCGACACCGTCGTCGCGCAGCTCGGCGAACTCGGCCTGCTCGGCATGATCGTGCCGCAGGAGCTGGGCGGCGCCTATACCGACTACGTCGCGTACGCGCTCGCCATGGAGGAGATCGCGGCCGGCGACGCCGCCTGCGCGACGATGATGAGCGTGCACAACTCGGTCGGCTGCGGGCCGATCCTCGGCTTCGGCACGCCGGCGCAGAAGGATCGCTGGCTCGCCGAGATGGCGGCCGGCCGCGTGATCGGCGCGTTCTGCCTGACCGAGCCGCACGCCGGCTCCGAGGCGCACAACCTGCGCACCCGCGCGGAGCTGCACGACGGCCAATGGGTGCTCAACGGCGCGAAGCAGTTCGTGACCAACGGCCAGCGCGCCGGCGTCGCGATCGTTTTTGCCATGACCGATCCCGATGCCGGCAAGCGCGGCATCTCGGCGTTCCTGGTGCCGACCGACACGCCGGGTTTCATCGTGGGCAAGCCCGAAAAGAAAATGGGCATTCGCGCGTCCGATACGTGCCCGATCACGCTCGAGAACTGCACGCTTCCCGCCGACGCGCTGCTCGGCAATCGCGGCGAAGGGCTGAAGATCGCGCTGTCGAATCTGGAAGGCGGACGCATCGGCATCGCCGCGCAGGCGCTCGGCATCGCGCGCGCCGCATTCGACAAGGCGCGCCGCTATGCGGGCGAGCGCGTGCAGTTCGGCAAGCCGATCGCCGAGCACCAGGCGATCCAGCAGAAGCTCGCCGACATGGCCACCCAGATCAACGCGGCGCGCCTGCTCGTCCATCACGCGGCGAAGCTGCGCACGGCCGGGCTGCCGTGCCTGTCGGAGGCGTCGCAGGCGAAGCTGTTCGCATCCGAGATGGCCGAGCGCGTGTGCTCGGACGCGATCCAGATCCACGGCGGCTACGGCTACCTCGCCGACTACGAGGTCGAGCGCCACTATCGCGACGCGCGCATCACGCAGATCTACGAAGGCACCAGCGAAGTGCAGCGGATGGTGATCGCGCGGCAGCTGTGAGCGGCCGCGCGCGCAATGGAGCAACGGGCAATCAGGCAGGGCACGCAGCGACGCGGTGAAGGTGGTGAAGGCGGTGAACGCGGCACGCAACGACGTGACCGTGCGCCGCGACGATGGGGGACCGGCGCATGCGCCGGTCGTCCGCAGTATGGATGGAGACAATTCGGGCACGGAGCGCGAGCAAGGTGCGATGCACCGACGCTCGCGGACGGGAGAACACGATGACGGTACAGGCATTCCTGGACGCACGCGACTTTCTGCTGCGCCATCGCACCGACTACGAAACCGCGTACCGCGATTTCGAATGGCCGGTGCTCGATGCGTTCAACTGGGCGCTCGATTATTTCGACCCGATGGCGCGCGGCAACGACGCGCCCGCGCTGTGGATCGTCGATGCGGCGACCGGGACGGGCGACCCGTATTCGTTCGCGCAGATGTCCGAGCGCTCGTCGCGGATCGCGAACTGGCTGCGCGGCATCGGCGTCGTGCGCGGCGACCGGATCCTGCTGATGCTGCCGAACCGCGTCGAGCTGTGGGACGCGATGCTCGCCGCGATGAAGCTCGGCGCGGTCGTGCTGCCCGCGACCACGCAGCTGTCGGCCGACGACGTGCGCGATCGCGTGCAGATCGGCGGCGCGACCTATGCGATCGTCGACGAGCACGAAACCGCGAAGTTCGAACAGGCGGGCCTCGGGCTGAAGCGGAAGATCGTGGCCGGCGCGCCGCGCGACGGCTGGCTCGCGATGAACGACGGCTACGCGGCGAGCGCGGCGTTCGAGCCCGACGCCGTCACGCGGTCGAACGAAGCGATGTTGCTGTACTTCACGTCGGGCACGACGTCGAAGCCGAAGCTCGTCGAGCATACGCACCGCACGTACCCGGTCGGGCACCTGTCGACGATGTACTGGATCGGGCTGCAACCGGGCGACATCCATTGGAACATCAGCTCGCCGGGCTGGGCGAAGCACGCGTGGAGCTGCTTCTTCGCGCCGTGGAATGCGCAGGCGTGCGTGTTCGTCTTCAACTACGCGCGCTTCGAGCCGAAGGCGGTGCTCGATGCGCTCGTCAAATACCGCGTGACGACGCTGTGCGCGCCGCCGACCGTGTGGCGCATGCTCGTGCAGCAGCCGCTCGCGACGTTCGACGTGCAACTGCGCGAGATCGTCGGCGCGGGCGAGCCGCTCAATCCGGAGATCATCGAGCGCGTGAAGAAGGCGTGGGGCATCACGATTCGCGACGGCTACGGCCAGACCGAAACCACCTGCCTGATCGGCAACACGCCGGGGCAGCCGGTCGTCGCGGGCTCGATGGGCCGGCCGCTGCCCGGCTACCGGATCGCGCTGCTGGACCCGGACGGCGCGCCCGTCGGCGAAGGCGAGGTCGCCTTGCCGCTCGGCGGCGGCACCGGCGCGATGCGCCCGGTCGGGCTGATGAACGGCTACGCGAACAACCCGGATGCGACCGCGTACGCGATGCGCGACGGCCACTACCGCACGTCCGACATCGCGATGCGCGGCGACGACGGCTACTACGTGTACGTCGGCCGCGCGGACGACGTGTTCAAGTCGTCCGACTACCGGCTCAGCCCGTTCGAGCTCGAAAGCGTGCTGATCGAGCACCCGGCGATCGCGGAAGCGGCCGTGGTGCCGAGCCCGGACCCGGTGCGGCTGTCGGTGCCGAAGACCTTCATCACGTTGCGCGACGGCTTCGAGGAAAGCCCGGCGCTCGCGCTGGAGATCTTCCGCTTTTCGCGCGAGAAGCTCGCGCCGTACAAGCGCATTCGCCGACTGCAGTTCGCCGAGCTGCCCAAGACCATCTCGGGAAAGATCCGTCGCGTCGAGCTGCGCCGCCGCGAGATCGAGCGCGGCGACGATGCGACCGCACGCATGCCCGGCGAGTACTGGGAAGAAGATTTCGCCGCCGAACTGAAGTGACCGCCGGCGGGCCGGGCGCGCCGCTTGCGGCGATCATGCGCGGCCCGTCGACGCGGCAGAAGATGATCTAACCGATCGAACCGACTGACCCGGCCGCCCGGCGCGAGCGCGCGACGCGGCCCACTGCAAGGAGAGCACACCGATGAACGCGAATGCGACGCCCCAGCCGGGGCAAGACGTGCCGACGGTCAAGCTGCTGATCGACGGCGCCTTCGTCGAGTCCGCCACGAGCGAGTGGCGCGACATCGTCAATCCGGCCACGCAACAGGTGCTCGCGCGCGTGCCGTTCGCGACCGCGGCGGAAGTCGACGCGGCCGTGCAGGCCGCGCACGCCGCCTATGCGACCTGGAAGAACACGCCGATCTCCGCGCGCATGCGGATCATGCTGAAGTTCCAGGCGCTCGTGCGCGCGAACCAGCAGCGCATCGCGAAGACGCTGACCGCCGAGCAGGGCAAGACGCTGCCCGACGCGCAAGGCGACATCTTCCGCGGCCTCGAAGTGGTCGAGCATGCCTGCTCGATCGGCACGCTGCAGCTCGGCGAATTCGCCGAGAACGTCGCCGGCGGCGTCGATACCTATACGCTGCGTCAGCCGATCGGCGTCTGCGCCGGCATCACGCCGTTCAACTTCCCGGCGATGATCCCGTTGTGGATGTTCCCGATGGCGATCGTGTGCGGCAACACGTTCGTGCTGAAGCCGTCCGAGCAGGACCCGCTGTCGACGATGGAACTGGTCGAGCTGGCGATCGAGGCCGGCGTGCCGCAGGGCGTGCTGAACGTCGTGCACGGCGGCAAGGAAGTCGTCGACGCGATCTGCACGCATCCGCTCGTGAAGGCGATTTCGTTCGTCGGCTCGACGGCCGTCGGCACGCACGTCTACAACCTCGGCAGCCAGCACGGCAAGCGCGTGCAGTCGATGATGGGCGCAAAGAACCACGCGATCCTGCTGCCCGACGCGAACCGCGAGCAGGCGATCAACGCGCTGGTCGGCGCGGGCTTCGGCGCGGCCGGCCAGCGCTGCATGGCGACTTCCGTCGCGGTGCTCGTCGGCAGCGCGCGCGAGTGGCTGCCCGACATCGTCGCGAAGGCGAAGGCGCTGAAGGTCAACGCGGGCTCGGAAGCGGGCACCGACGTCGGCCCGGTGGTGTCGCGCGGCGCGAAGGCGCGCATCCTGTCGCTGATCGATGCGGGCGTCAAGGAGGGCGCGAAGCTCGAACTCGACGGCCGCGACGTGAAGGTGCCCGGCTTCGAGGACGGCAACTTCATCGGTCCGACCATCTTCTCCGCCGTGACGACCGACATGACGATCTACACGCACGAGATCTTCGGGCCGGTGCTCGTCGTGATGGAAGTCGACACGCTCGACGAAGCCATCGCGCTCGTCAACGCGAACCCGATGGGTAACGGCGTGGGCCTCTTCACGCAGAGCGGCGCGGCCGCGCGCAAGTTCCAGAGCGAGATCGACGTCGGCCAGGTCGGCATCAACATTCCGATCCCGGTGCCCGTGCCGTTCTTCAGCTTCACCGGCTCGCGCGGCTCGAAGCTCGGCGATCTCGGCCCGTACGGCAAGCAGGTCGTGCAGTTCTACACGCAGACCAAGACGGTCACCGCGCGCTGGTTCGACGACGATACGACGGCCGGCCCGGTCAACACGACGATCCGGCTGCACTGAGCCGGGGAGGACACCAACATGAAGATCGGATTCATCGGCCTCGGCCACATGGGTGCGCCGATGGCGCTGAACCTGCTGAAGGCCGGCCACGAAGTGCATGCGTTCGACCTGAGCGCCGATGCATTGCGCGCGCTGCAGGACGCCGGCGCGCAGGTGGCCGCGTCGCCGCGCGATGCGGCGGCCGGCGCGGCGTTCGTGATCACGATGCTGCCGGCCGCGCCGCACGTGCGCTCGGTGCTCGCCGGCGAGAACGGCGTGCTGGCCGGCCTGGGCGCCGGCGCGACCGTGATCGATTCGAGCACGATCGACCCGGCGAGCGCGCAGGCGTTCGGCGCGCTCGTGCGCGAGCACGGCGGCGCGTTCGTCGATGCGCCGGTGTCGGGCGGCACCGGCGGCGCGGCCGCCGGCACGCTGACCTTCATGGTCGGCGGCAGCGACGCCGATTTCGAGCGCGTGAAGCCCGTGCTCGCCGCGATGGGCAAGAACATCGTCCACTGCGGCGCGACCGGGATGGGGCAGGTCGCGAAGGTCTGCAACAACCTCGTGCTCGGCATCTCGATGGCGGCCGTGTCGGAGGCGATGTCGCTCGGCGTCGCGCTCGGCATCGATCCGAAGGTGCTGGCCGGCATCGTCAACACGTCGACGGGCCGCTGCTGGAGCTCGGACACCTACAACCCGTATCCGGGCGTGATCGACACCGCGCCTTCGTCGCGCGGCTACAGCGGCGGCTTCGGCACCGATCTGATGCTGAAGGATCTCGGCCTCGCGAACGATGCCGCGCGGCAGGCGCGCCAGCCCGTCTATCTCGGCGCGCTCGCGCAGCAGCTGTACCAGACGATGAGCAGCCGCGGCGACGGCCAACTCGATTTCTCGGCGGTGATCCGCCTGTACCAACCGGCTGGCAAGAAGGACGCGTGATGATCGAACTGGACTACGTCGACGACGGCGCGATCGCGTGCGCGACGCTCAAGCGTCCGCCCGCGAACGCCTTTACGGCCGACGGACTGCGGCAGCTGCAGGACACCGTCGCCGAACTGAACGCGAACCCGCGCGTGCGCGCGCTGGTGATCACCGGCGACGGCCCGAAGTTCTTCAGCGCCGGCGCCGATCTGAACACGTTCGCCGACGGCGACGCCGCGGTCGCGCGCGCGATGGCCGCGCGCTTCGGCGCGGCGTTCGAGGCGCTGCACGACGCACGCGTCGTGACGATCGCGGCGATCAACGGCTATGCGATGGGCGGCGGCCTCGAATGCGCGCTCGCGTGCGACATGCGCATCGCGGAGACGCATGCACAGATGGCGCTGCCCGAGGCGTCCGTCGGCCTGCTGCCGTGCGGGCTCGGCACGCAGACGCTGCCCTGGCTCGTCGGCGAAGGCTGGGCGAAGAAGATCATCCTGGCCGGCGCGCGCGTCGATGCGGCCACCGCGCTGCGCATCGGGCTGGTCGAAGACGTCGTCGAAAGCGGCGCGGCGCGCGACGCGGCGCTGGCGCTCGCGCGCAACGTCGTGCGGCAGAGTCCGCATGCGCTCGCGTACAGCAA contains:
- a CDS encoding AraC family transcriptional regulator; the protein is MKQDEKGTIAISLVAYSVALAARRGVAAEPLLAQAGIAPALLAQPRARVSAQQYGALWNAIARALDDEFFGQDRHPMRSGSFIAMSQAALSAQDGLRAMARAVNFMHCVLDDLHAELDANPQRVRLRFVHRNNGAAPAMFTYATYFIIVYGLTCWLIGRRIPVLHASFRCDTPPADHEYPSMLCDDMRFNQPDSYVDFDPEFATLPVVQNAKTLKTFLRNAPASFIVKYRNPNALAQRVRAVLRGMPPASWPGADGMAARLHVAEATLRRKLHQEGQAYQSIKDTLRRDLAFEALADPSRTIADVAAATGFAEPSAFYRAFRKWSGRSPAEYREEALARAGGAR
- a CDS encoding acyl-CoA dehydrogenase family protein, producing MDELYTEDQRMIRDAARAFATEVLAPNAAQWDHDARLPDTVVAQLGELGLLGMIVPQELGGAYTDYVAYALAMEEIAAGDAACATMMSVHNSVGCGPILGFGTPAQKDRWLAEMAAGRVIGAFCLTEPHAGSEAHNLRTRAELHDGQWVLNGAKQFVTNGQRAGVAIVFAMTDPDAGKRGISAFLVPTDTPGFIVGKPEKKMGIRASDTCPITLENCTLPADALLGNRGEGLKIALSNLEGGRIGIAAQALGIARAAFDKARRYAGERVQFGKPIAEHQAIQQKLADMATQINAARLLVHHAAKLRTAGLPCLSEASQAKLFASEMAERVCSDAIQIHGGYGYLADYEVERHYRDARITQIYEGTSEVQRMVIARQL
- a CDS encoding AMP-binding protein; translation: MTVQAFLDARDFLLRHRTDYETAYRDFEWPVLDAFNWALDYFDPMARGNDAPALWIVDAATGTGDPYSFAQMSERSSRIANWLRGIGVVRGDRILLMLPNRVELWDAMLAAMKLGAVVLPATTQLSADDVRDRVQIGGATYAIVDEHETAKFEQAGLGLKRKIVAGAPRDGWLAMNDGYAASAAFEPDAVTRSNEAMLLYFTSGTTSKPKLVEHTHRTYPVGHLSTMYWIGLQPGDIHWNISSPGWAKHAWSCFFAPWNAQACVFVFNYARFEPKAVLDALVKYRVTTLCAPPTVWRMLVQQPLATFDVQLREIVGAGEPLNPEIIERVKKAWGITIRDGYGQTETTCLIGNTPGQPVVAGSMGRPLPGYRIALLDPDGAPVGEGEVALPLGGGTGAMRPVGLMNGYANNPDATAYAMRDGHYRTSDIAMRGDDGYYVYVGRADDVFKSSDYRLSPFELESVLIEHPAIAEAAVVPSPDPVRLSVPKTFITLRDGFEESPALALEIFRFSREKLAPYKRIRRLQFAELPKTISGKIRRVELRRREIERGDDATARMPGEYWEEDFAAELK
- a CDS encoding CoA-acylating methylmalonate-semialdehyde dehydrogenase encodes the protein MNANATPQPGQDVPTVKLLIDGAFVESATSEWRDIVNPATQQVLARVPFATAAEVDAAVQAAHAAYATWKNTPISARMRIMLKFQALVRANQQRIAKTLTAEQGKTLPDAQGDIFRGLEVVEHACSIGTLQLGEFAENVAGGVDTYTLRQPIGVCAGITPFNFPAMIPLWMFPMAIVCGNTFVLKPSEQDPLSTMELVELAIEAGVPQGVLNVVHGGKEVVDAICTHPLVKAISFVGSTAVGTHVYNLGSQHGKRVQSMMGAKNHAILLPDANREQAINALVGAGFGAAGQRCMATSVAVLVGSAREWLPDIVAKAKALKVNAGSEAGTDVGPVVSRGAKARILSLIDAGVKEGAKLELDGRDVKVPGFEDGNFIGPTIFSAVTTDMTIYTHEIFGPVLVVMEVDTLDEAIALVNANPMGNGVGLFTQSGAAARKFQSEIDVGQVGINIPIPVPVPFFSFTGSRGSKLGDLGPYGKQVVQFYTQTKTVTARWFDDDTTAGPVNTTIRLH
- the mmsB gene encoding 3-hydroxyisobutyrate dehydrogenase, which translates into the protein MKIGFIGLGHMGAPMALNLLKAGHEVHAFDLSADALRALQDAGAQVAASPRDAAAGAAFVITMLPAAPHVRSVLAGENGVLAGLGAGATVIDSSTIDPASAQAFGALVREHGGAFVDAPVSGGTGGAAAGTLTFMVGGSDADFERVKPVLAAMGKNIVHCGATGMGQVAKVCNNLVLGISMAAVSEAMSLGVALGIDPKVLAGIVNTSTGRCWSSDTYNPYPGVIDTAPSSRGYSGGFGTDLMLKDLGLANDAARQARQPVYLGALAQQLYQTMSSRGDGQLDFSAVIRLYQPAGKKDA
- a CDS encoding enoyl-CoA hydratase codes for the protein MIELDYVDDGAIACATLKRPPANAFTADGLRQLQDTVAELNANPRVRALVITGDGPKFFSAGADLNTFADGDAAVARAMAARFGAAFEALHDARVVTIAAINGYAMGGGLECALACDMRIAETHAQMALPEASVGLLPCGLGTQTLPWLVGEGWAKKIILAGARVDAATALRIGLVEDVVESGAARDAALALARNVVRQSPHALAYSKELIGLARRGVPRSAALAVERERFVDLFDTADPREGVAAFLGKRAPQWHTDGDTQR